The following coding sequences lie in one Mycobacterium sp. DL440 genomic window:
- a CDS encoding CbbQ/NirQ/NorQ/GpvN family protein, translating into MANESGLAYQNGASSQTDGARPYYKPVGNEETVFKAAYRQGLSLVLKGPTGCGKTRFVEAMAHDLGRPLITVACHDDLTTADLVGRYLLRGDETVWVDGPLTRAVREGAICYLDEVVEARQDTTVVLHPLADYRRQLPIERLGITLDAAPGFGLVVSYNPGYQSVLKDLKDSTRQRMVAIEFGFPEPVVEEGIVAHEAGVDHATAVELVRFGQAIRRLETGGLREVASTRVLIAAGRLIAEGLPVALAARVAIAGPLTDDVAVSRGLHELIDVYLGESASGD; encoded by the coding sequence ATGGCCAACGAGTCCGGGCTCGCTTACCAGAACGGTGCCAGTTCGCAGACCGACGGCGCGCGTCCCTATTACAAGCCTGTCGGCAACGAGGAGACGGTGTTCAAGGCGGCCTACCGCCAAGGCCTGTCGCTGGTGCTGAAGGGGCCCACCGGTTGCGGCAAGACGCGTTTCGTCGAGGCGATGGCCCACGATCTCGGGCGGCCGCTGATCACCGTCGCCTGCCACGATGACCTCACCACCGCCGACCTCGTCGGTCGCTACCTGCTGCGCGGCGACGAGACGGTGTGGGTGGACGGTCCGTTGACCCGCGCCGTGCGAGAGGGCGCGATCTGCTACCTCGACGAGGTCGTCGAGGCCCGGCAGGACACCACCGTGGTGCTACACCCCCTCGCCGACTACCGTCGTCAGTTGCCCATCGAGCGCCTCGGCATCACGCTGGACGCGGCACCGGGATTCGGCCTGGTCGTGTCGTACAACCCCGGTTATCAGAGCGTCCTCAAAGATCTCAAGGACTCGACGCGCCAGCGGATGGTGGCCATCGAGTTCGGCTTTCCGGAACCCGTCGTCGAAGAGGGCATCGTCGCCCATGAGGCGGGCGTGGATCATGCCACCGCTGTCGAGCTGGTCCGCTTCGGGCAGGCCATCCGGCGGCTGGAGACCGGAGGATTGCGTGAGGTCGCATCGACCCGCGTGCTGATCGCGGCGGGGCGCCTCATCGCCGAGGGATTGCCGGTTGCGCTGGCCGCCAGGGTGGCCATCGCGGGGCCGTTGACCGACGACGTCGCGGTGAGCCGTGGTCTTCACGAGTTGATCGACGTCTACCTGGGCGAATCGGCATCAGGTGATTGA
- a CDS encoding spirocyclase AveC family protein — protein MTTRESLPPDTKVDRPPRKGPNWGRWIALIGWLGFWGMFLSVARTDVHPRVANPNVEGRPRPVEFLTAFDHWQIIPQVGALLMVVVLTIVFIRAWRRNPGSPVLLMVLVTTVIVWQDPIMNWAPYAVYNPALVHWPENWPLIMMSPTVEPFIVFGYVTFYFGPYFPAIWLLRKWQAKRGPEAFVSRHPLISLGGLVLVIGFIFDAFLEVSLVRTGLYIYSQAIPFGTLFPGSTFQFPLIWESLAVTFVMIPAAILVYRDDTGKAVAEKLAAKARLFPKKPVLGTFLVMFMIVNVAYFAYGSWFWAIKASGLATSVACPWPYPEAKIYDPQGYYRANGAEGPYSVGKWSTWQQGPASNPDVELGSKSDRCASENQNG, from the coding sequence GTGACAACGAGAGAATCGTTACCGCCCGATACGAAGGTCGACCGGCCGCCGCGCAAGGGGCCGAACTGGGGCCGGTGGATTGCGCTGATCGGATGGCTGGGCTTCTGGGGGATGTTCCTCTCCGTTGCGCGGACGGACGTCCACCCGCGCGTGGCCAACCCGAACGTCGAAGGGCGTCCGCGTCCGGTTGAGTTTCTGACGGCATTTGATCACTGGCAGATCATCCCGCAAGTCGGCGCCCTGCTCATGGTCGTGGTGCTGACGATCGTGTTCATCCGTGCCTGGCGGCGCAATCCCGGCAGCCCGGTGCTCTTGATGGTGTTGGTCACGACGGTGATCGTGTGGCAGGACCCGATCATGAATTGGGCGCCCTACGCGGTGTACAACCCGGCGTTGGTGCACTGGCCGGAAAACTGGCCGCTGATCATGATGTCGCCGACGGTCGAACCGTTCATCGTGTTCGGCTACGTGACGTTCTACTTCGGCCCCTATTTCCCGGCCATCTGGCTCCTGCGCAAGTGGCAGGCCAAACGCGGTCCGGAGGCGTTCGTCAGCAGGCATCCACTGATCAGCCTGGGCGGCTTGGTGTTGGTGATCGGCTTCATCTTCGACGCCTTCCTCGAGGTCAGCCTGGTGCGCACCGGGCTGTACATCTACTCCCAGGCAATCCCGTTCGGCACGCTGTTCCCCGGCAGCACGTTCCAATTCCCGCTGATCTGGGAGTCGCTGGCGGTGACCTTCGTGATGATTCCGGCAGCGATCCTGGTCTACCGCGACGACACGGGCAAAGCGGTGGCGGAGAAGCTCGCCGCGAAGGCCAGGCTGTTCCCGAAAAAGCCGGTACTCGGCACGTTCTTGGTGATGTTCATGATCGTCAACGTTGCGTACTTCGCCTACGGAAGCTGGTTTTGGGCCATCAAGGCCAGCGGGTTGGCCACCTCAGTCGCCTGCCCGTGGCCGTATCCCGAAGCGAAGATTTATGACCCGCAGGGCTATTACCGGGCGAACGGAGCGGAGGGACCGTACTCGGTAGGCAAGTGGTCCACCTGGCAGCAGGGGCCGGCCAGCAACCCTGACGTAGAGCTGGGTTCGAAGAGCGACCGGTGCGCATCGGAGAACCAGAATGGGTGA
- a CDS encoding ABC transporter substrate-binding protein, with protein sequence MSYESTAEPIKVGYLMDFTLPPGFPEELFASFTRCFDLVFEEAVEQGLMDRPVQMIYREVEGLPKGSVKAVIDAYAELVDEGCLVVFGPNITDNCVPLREAIEERFKVPAISVTGTDDWLGEWTFSFPQGSMTDEPIFLADLAAKRGLSEIGVLVEQSLIGESYLKNLRTACRRKGIRIVAEVAIAQTAQDIDQAVRTLHEAKAEAIVHLGFGFGIVFINPALEALDWDPPRFTTTAFQNAWVNPIMWNAFMGWIGVDQYDEGNPIGQAWLDRYAAKYDGSRPEYCVSVVNHDVAATLVRAFTDSHPLSPRGVKEALERVKMMPAASGAPGTRVSLGKWTRRAWMGSGYLVARTLDADGINSHLVDRFGEE encoded by the coding sequence ATGTCGTACGAAAGCACCGCGGAGCCCATCAAGGTCGGATACCTGATGGACTTCACCCTGCCCCCGGGATTTCCCGAGGAGCTGTTCGCGTCCTTCACCCGGTGCTTCGACCTCGTCTTCGAAGAGGCGGTGGAACAGGGACTGATGGACCGGCCGGTGCAGATGATCTACCGCGAGGTGGAGGGGCTGCCGAAGGGCTCGGTCAAGGCGGTCATCGATGCGTACGCCGAGCTCGTCGACGAGGGCTGCCTGGTGGTGTTCGGGCCGAACATCACCGACAACTGCGTGCCGCTGCGGGAAGCCATCGAGGAGCGCTTCAAGGTGCCGGCGATCAGCGTCACGGGAACCGACGACTGGCTGGGTGAATGGACGTTCTCCTTCCCCCAGGGCTCGATGACCGACGAGCCGATCTTCCTCGCCGATCTGGCGGCCAAACGGGGCCTGTCGGAGATCGGCGTGCTGGTCGAGCAGAGCCTGATAGGCGAGAGCTACCTGAAAAACCTCCGAACTGCATGCCGACGCAAGGGAATTCGGATCGTTGCCGAGGTCGCGATCGCGCAGACCGCGCAGGACATCGACCAGGCGGTGCGGACACTGCACGAAGCCAAGGCCGAGGCGATCGTGCACCTGGGCTTCGGTTTCGGCATCGTGTTCATCAACCCCGCTCTGGAGGCACTCGACTGGGACCCGCCGCGCTTCACGACGACGGCGTTCCAGAACGCCTGGGTGAACCCGATCATGTGGAACGCCTTCATGGGCTGGATCGGCGTCGACCAATACGACGAGGGCAACCCGATCGGCCAGGCCTGGTTGGACCGCTATGCCGCGAAGTACGACGGAAGTCGGCCCGAGTACTGCGTCTCGGTGGTCAACCACGACGTGGCCGCCACCCTGGTTCGGGCCTTCACCGACTCCCACCCGCTGAGCCCGCGCGGAGTCAAGGAAGCGCTCGAGCGGGTCAAGATGATGCCCGCCGCCTCCGGTGCACCGGGAACCCGGGTTTCTCTGGGGAAGTGGACCCGACGGGCCTGGATGGGCTCTGGGTATCTGGTCGCCCGCACGCTCGATGCAGATGGCATCAATTCGCACCTGGTCGATCGGTTCGGGGAGGAATAG
- a CDS encoding mycofactocin-coupled SDR family oxidoreductase, producing the protein MTGKLDGKVAFITGAARGQGRAHAVAMAKEGADIIAVDICRDIPSNPYPLATPEDLAETERKIKELGRRVVARVADVRERHELRDAVEAGIADFGKIDIVVANAGILPMAMGNPDPMGFVDASDVDLVGVMNTVAVAIPHLPDGASIIVTGSTAGMIRGTTTSPDMGPGGAGYGWSKRIVMEYVDEMCLHLAPRMIRVNAIHPTNCNTHLLQNEGMYGVFRPDLKAAGKVATREDAEPLFSLFQAMPIPYIEPEDMANLGVFLASKDSRYITGQHIRVDAGSLLKWPNGPQ; encoded by the coding sequence ATGACCGGAAAACTCGACGGCAAGGTCGCTTTCATCACCGGTGCCGCGCGCGGTCAGGGCCGCGCACATGCGGTTGCCATGGCCAAGGAGGGCGCCGACATCATCGCGGTGGACATCTGCCGTGACATCCCGTCCAATCCCTATCCGCTGGCCACACCGGAGGATCTCGCCGAGACCGAACGCAAGATAAAGGAACTCGGCCGTCGGGTCGTTGCACGGGTGGCCGACGTCCGCGAGCGTCATGAGTTGCGCGACGCGGTCGAGGCGGGGATCGCCGACTTCGGCAAGATCGACATCGTGGTCGCCAACGCGGGCATTCTGCCGATGGCGATGGGCAATCCTGATCCGATGGGCTTCGTCGACGCTTCCGACGTCGACCTGGTGGGCGTGATGAACACCGTCGCGGTGGCGATCCCGCATCTGCCCGACGGCGCGTCGATCATCGTTACCGGTTCCACGGCGGGCATGATCCGCGGCACCACGACCAGCCCCGACATGGGCCCGGGCGGCGCCGGGTACGGCTGGAGTAAGCGCATCGTGATGGAGTACGTCGACGAGATGTGTCTTCACCTGGCGCCGAGGATGATCCGGGTCAACGCCATCCACCCGACCAACTGCAATACCCATCTGCTGCAGAACGAGGGCATGTACGGGGTGTTCCGCCCCGACCTCAAAGCCGCAGGGAAGGTAGCCACCCGCGAAGACGCCGAACCGCTGTTCAGCCTGTTCCAGGCCATGCCGATCCCGTACATCGAACCGGAGGACATGGCCAATCTCGGGGTGTTCCTGGCCAGCAAGGACAGTCGCTACATCACCGGGCAGCACATCCGCGTCGACGCGGGTTCATTGCTCAAGTGGCCCAACGGGCCCCAGTAG
- a CDS encoding cytochrome P450, with product MEQLFDDLEDFGSFDDAVSGDVRDPFPELARLRREEPIQRIDMSAMPGEEGKPVFIVYRYEDAQQMLRDNLTFSSSGVIAAFGPVLGDRVMLGMDEPVHGRLRSLVSKAFSQKALARWQDELVGRVGNELIDKFASDGKADLVKQFTFDYPSRIIAGLLGLPEQDYPQFQRWSISLLSWIMNPERGLAASAALCDYFAPILQARRAEPKEDMISLLAEAEIDGEKLTDEEIFSFLRLLLPAGVETTYRSLGNLLFGLLTDTAQLDALRADRSLLPPAIEEAVRWNPPLLTITRTATCDTELGGVQIPEGSSVMPMLGSANRQEDRWENPDEFDIFRTPKGNLGWGHGVHVCLGMHLARLEMRTAVNLLLDRLPNLRLDPDGDDPHIRGQVFRSPTSLPVLFG from the coding sequence ATGGAACAGCTTTTTGACGACCTCGAGGACTTCGGCTCCTTCGACGACGCCGTATCAGGAGATGTCCGGGATCCCTTCCCGGAGTTGGCCAGGCTTCGGCGCGAAGAGCCGATCCAGCGGATCGACATGTCCGCGATGCCAGGGGAGGAGGGCAAGCCGGTCTTTATTGTGTACCGCTACGAGGACGCCCAGCAGATGCTGCGAGACAATCTGACGTTCTCGTCGTCAGGGGTCATCGCAGCGTTCGGTCCAGTGTTGGGTGATCGCGTGATGCTGGGCATGGACGAACCGGTGCACGGCCGCCTGCGTTCGTTGGTGTCCAAGGCGTTTTCGCAAAAGGCCCTGGCGCGTTGGCAAGACGAGTTGGTGGGCCGCGTCGGCAATGAGCTCATCGACAAATTCGCCTCGGACGGCAAGGCCGACCTGGTCAAGCAATTCACCTTCGACTATCCGAGCCGGATCATCGCGGGCCTGCTGGGGTTGCCGGAGCAGGACTATCCGCAGTTCCAACGCTGGTCCATCTCACTGCTGAGTTGGATCATGAACCCGGAACGCGGGCTGGCGGCATCGGCCGCGCTGTGCGACTACTTCGCACCGATCTTGCAGGCCCGCCGGGCCGAGCCGAAGGAAGACATGATCAGCCTGCTCGCCGAGGCCGAGATCGACGGCGAGAAGCTGACCGATGAGGAGATCTTCTCGTTCCTGCGACTGCTGTTGCCGGCCGGCGTGGAGACCACCTATCGATCATTGGGAAATCTGCTGTTCGGGTTGCTCACGGACACAGCGCAACTGGATGCCCTCCGCGCGGACCGGTCGCTGCTCCCACCGGCCATCGAGGAAGCGGTGCGCTGGAATCCACCCCTGCTGACCATCACCCGCACTGCCACCTGCGACACCGAACTCGGCGGCGTTCAGATCCCCGAGGGATCGTCGGTCATGCCGATGCTCGGTTCGGCGAACCGGCAGGAGGATCGGTGGGAGAACCCGGACGAGTTCGACATCTTCCGGACACCCAAGGGGAATCTCGGCTGGGGCCACGGGGTGCACGTGTGTCTGGGCATGCACCTGGCGCGGCTCGAAATGCGCACCGCCGTAAACCTTCTATTGGATCGGTTGCCCAATCTGCGGTTGGACCCGGACGGAGACGACCCGCACATCCGCGGCCAGGTCTTCCGTTCGCCGACCTCCCTTCCGGTCCTGTTCGGATGA
- a CDS encoding SDR family oxidoreductase produces MGEHRTVVITGASRGLGFASTTHLYREGWRVVAAMRTPDRGMPLLREATGAGQDDDRLIGIQLDLTDGASIAAAAKAIEEAVGAPHALVHNAGISAAGMVEETSPELWERMFATNIFGPVALTKSLLPSMRAAGRGRIVLISSAAGVRGMPATAPYSAVKGALERWGESMAGEVAPFGIGVTILVTGTYDTEIITDAGTTDDRDLDGPYAPHHRTMDKRGRAMMKRAARPPEVFAAGLAKALEGSKPFVRTAVGPDARMLLIANRILPSAGLHQMTRLMMGIPRFGALRGEGADHG; encoded by the coding sequence ATGGGTGAGCATCGAACAGTCGTCATCACGGGCGCGTCCCGTGGGCTCGGCTTCGCATCGACCACGCACCTTTATCGCGAGGGGTGGCGCGTGGTCGCGGCGATGCGCACCCCGGATCGCGGAATGCCGCTGCTGCGCGAGGCTACCGGAGCCGGTCAGGACGACGACAGGCTGATCGGGATTCAGCTCGACCTCACCGACGGTGCCTCGATCGCCGCGGCGGCCAAGGCGATCGAGGAAGCCGTCGGTGCGCCACATGCGTTGGTGCACAACGCCGGCATCTCGGCGGCAGGAATGGTCGAGGAGACGTCGCCGGAACTCTGGGAACGCATGTTCGCGACCAACATCTTCGGTCCGGTGGCACTCACCAAGTCGCTTCTGCCGTCCATGCGCGCGGCTGGGCGCGGCCGCATCGTCTTGATCTCGAGTGCGGCAGGTGTGCGTGGAATGCCCGCGACCGCACCGTATTCAGCCGTCAAGGGTGCGCTGGAACGGTGGGGCGAATCGATGGCCGGGGAGGTCGCGCCATTTGGGATCGGCGTCACGATCCTGGTTACCGGGACATACGACACGGAGATCATCACCGATGCCGGAACCACCGACGACCGCGATCTGGACGGGCCGTACGCGCCGCACCACCGCACTATGGACAAGCGTGGGCGGGCCATGATGAAGCGCGCGGCCAGACCACCCGAAGTATTCGCTGCGGGCCTGGCCAAGGCGCTCGAGGGCTCGAAGCCGTTCGTCAGGACGGCGGTCGGGCCCGATGCGCGAATGTTGTTGATCGCCAATCGCATACTTCCCTCTGCGGGGCTGCACCAGATGACGAGGCTGATGATGGGAATCCCGCGGTTCGGCGCGCTGCGAGGGGAAGGTGCAGACCATGGCTGA
- a CDS encoding TetR/AcrR family transcriptional regulator — protein sequence MAQGRSAPKQPAGSRSSKPNSDSSVRRPRGEARRLLLDGGRELFSRQGYRSTTTREIAEAAGVSEYLLFRHFGSKAGLFREALVLPFTDFVDGFGTTWQAVVPEETDEDQLTRQFVGQLYDVLVAHQGLLLTLVASDGLSAEDIENAGIADIRRALSLLGQISAEGMRLRGLRSAHPDLPAHSAVALIVGMVALRSTFFGDCPPSREAIVDELAQALLHGFLHRPE from the coding sequence ATGGCCCAGGGACGTTCGGCACCGAAGCAGCCGGCCGGGTCTCGGTCCTCCAAGCCGAATTCGGATTCGTCCGTCCGCCGGCCCCGCGGCGAGGCCCGCAGGCTGTTGCTCGACGGGGGTCGCGAGCTGTTCTCCCGGCAGGGCTACCGCAGCACGACGACCCGGGAAATCGCCGAGGCGGCAGGCGTCAGTGAATACCTGTTGTTCCGTCACTTCGGTTCAAAGGCCGGCCTGTTCCGGGAGGCACTTGTGCTGCCCTTCACCGACTTTGTCGACGGCTTCGGCACCACCTGGCAGGCCGTCGTCCCGGAGGAGACCGACGAAGATCAGCTGACCCGGCAGTTCGTCGGCCAGCTCTACGACGTGCTCGTGGCGCATCAGGGCCTTCTCCTGACCCTCGTCGCGTCAGACGGTCTCAGTGCGGAAGACATCGAGAATGCGGGTATCGCCGACATCAGACGAGCGCTGAGCCTGCTCGGTCAGATCAGCGCGGAGGGTATGCGTTTGCGCGGACTGCGATCGGCACATCCAGATCTGCCGGCCCACTCGGCGGTGGCCCTGATTGTCGGCATGGTCGCGCTGCGTTCGACCTTCTTCGGCGATTGCCCCCCATCGCGGGAGGCAATCGTCGACGAGCTCGCACAAGCCCTCCTACACGGCTTCCTGCACCGACCCGAATGA
- a CDS encoding spirocyclase AveC family protein: MTVQFLINAGVAFAYISGLGFLAVGIYLSVRRGRLHPLLLLCISALSFSWIEAPYDWAVYAQFPPELPRMPSWWPLNMTWGGGLPSAVPVGYMGYFVLPAIIGAALGRWVCGKWNWRRPQTLLAVGFAVGFLWALFFNAIIGARLGLFYYGYVIEGLGLWEGTKHQYPIYDAIAMGLQMMVFTYLLGRTDSEGRNVIEIWADKMSATRLQSGVLSAIAVIVVGHAVYASVFAPHLVTKLGGWVTAGPTEQFFPGVPNQPK, translated from the coding sequence GTGACCGTACAGTTCTTGATCAACGCCGGGGTGGCGTTCGCGTACATCAGCGGTCTGGGTTTCCTGGCCGTCGGTATCTACCTGAGTGTGCGACGTGGGCGCCTGCACCCGTTGCTGCTGTTGTGCATCTCGGCGCTCTCGTTCTCCTGGATCGAGGCACCGTACGACTGGGCGGTGTATGCGCAGTTCCCGCCCGAACTCCCGCGGATGCCGTCCTGGTGGCCGCTCAACATGACCTGGGGCGGCGGCTTGCCGTCTGCGGTTCCGGTGGGCTACATGGGGTACTTCGTACTGCCGGCCATCATCGGTGCGGCACTCGGCCGTTGGGTGTGCGGGAAGTGGAACTGGCGTCGACCACAGACCCTGCTGGCCGTGGGCTTCGCTGTCGGATTCCTCTGGGCCTTGTTCTTCAACGCGATCATCGGTGCGCGGCTCGGCCTGTTCTACTACGGCTATGTGATCGAAGGTTTGGGGCTGTGGGAAGGAACAAAGCACCAGTACCCGATCTACGACGCCATCGCGATGGGTCTGCAGATGATGGTCTTCACGTATCTGTTGGGCCGCACCGATTCCGAGGGCCGCAACGTGATCGAGATATGGGCCGACAAGATGTCGGCGACTCGCCTGCAATCGGGTGTGCTGTCGGCGATCGCCGTGATCGTGGTCGGACACGCGGTCTACGCCTCGGTTTTCGCGCCGCACCTGGTCACCAAGCTCGGGGGTTGGGTGACCGCAGGGCCCACCGAGCAGTTCTTCCCCGGGGTGCCGAATCAGCCCAAGTAG
- a CDS encoding aldehyde dehydrogenase family protein, which translates to MADFESRMLIDGKLVDGEAGTFTNINPANEEVLGEVSDASKADINRAIDAARRSFDETDWSTNHQLRKRCLEQLHDAVEGELEELREELIAEVGAPRAVTHGPQLDAPLADGLKYPARLIETFPWETDLGDTVVSVTGVNTTRKVWHEPVGVVGAITPWNFPFEVTINKLGQALATGNTVVLKPAPDTPFNATRLGRLIAENTDIPAGVVNVVTASDHLVGEELTLSRKVDMISFTGSTAVGKRIMEKGAATMKRLFLELGGKSATIVLEDADFNTACLIGIGPLMHAGQGCAAPTRMLLPRSRYDEGVAILKTIYENIAAGDPQDPGTLCGPVISAKQQARILGYIRKGVDEGATMLVGSTEAPKQFDKGFWVKPTLFTDVDNSMTIAQEEIFGPVLVVIPYEDEEDAIRIANDSPYGLAGNVMSGSLERSLAVARRLRAGFIGLNGTAGYGADTPFGGYKDSGVGRQNGIAGFEQYTEIKSVAYPAS; encoded by the coding sequence ATGGCTGACTTCGAATCGAGGATGCTGATCGACGGCAAGCTCGTCGACGGCGAGGCAGGCACGTTCACCAACATCAACCCGGCGAATGAAGAGGTCCTCGGCGAGGTCTCGGATGCGTCGAAGGCAGATATCAACCGGGCCATCGACGCGGCCCGTCGGTCCTTCGACGAGACCGATTGGTCGACCAACCACCAACTCCGTAAGCGGTGCCTCGAACAGCTACACGACGCCGTCGAAGGCGAGTTGGAGGAGTTGCGTGAAGAACTCATCGCCGAAGTCGGGGCACCGCGTGCGGTGACGCACGGCCCGCAACTCGACGCGCCGCTGGCGGACGGCCTCAAATACCCGGCCCGGCTCATCGAAACCTTCCCGTGGGAAACCGATCTCGGCGACACCGTGGTGTCCGTCACCGGCGTCAACACCACGCGCAAGGTGTGGCATGAACCGGTCGGTGTCGTCGGCGCCATCACGCCGTGGAACTTTCCGTTCGAGGTCACCATCAACAAGCTGGGACAGGCCTTGGCGACCGGGAACACCGTCGTACTCAAGCCCGCGCCGGACACCCCGTTCAACGCCACGCGACTGGGCCGGCTCATCGCCGAGAACACCGACATACCCGCCGGGGTGGTGAACGTGGTGACGGCATCGGACCATCTCGTCGGCGAAGAACTCACGCTGTCACGCAAGGTCGACATGATCTCGTTCACCGGTTCGACCGCCGTTGGCAAGCGGATCATGGAGAAGGGCGCCGCGACGATGAAGCGGTTGTTCCTCGAGCTGGGCGGCAAGTCGGCGACGATTGTGTTGGAGGACGCCGACTTCAACACTGCGTGCCTGATCGGTATCGGCCCGCTGATGCACGCCGGCCAAGGGTGCGCGGCTCCCACCCGGATGCTGCTGCCTCGCTCCCGGTACGACGAGGGCGTCGCGATCCTCAAGACCATCTACGAGAACATCGCCGCCGGTGACCCGCAGGACCCCGGCACTCTCTGTGGTCCGGTCATCTCGGCCAAACAGCAGGCACGCATCCTCGGATACATCAGGAAAGGTGTCGACGAGGGCGCCACGATGCTGGTCGGCAGCACCGAGGCCCCGAAGCAGTTCGACAAGGGATTCTGGGTCAAACCAACACTTTTCACCGACGTGGACAACTCGATGACGATCGCCCAGGAGGAGATCTTCGGCCCCGTTCTGGTGGTCATCCCCTATGAGGACGAAGAGGACGCCATTCGCATCGCCAACGACAGCCCTTACGGACTCGCCGGCAATGTCATGTCGGGCTCGCTGGAACGCTCGCTCGCGGTGGCGCGCCGGCTGCGTGCCGGGTTCATCGGGCTCAACGGCACCGCGGGTTACGGCGCAGACACCCCCTTCGGCGGCTACAAGGACAGCGGCGTCGGACGCCAGAACGGCATCGCCGGATTCGAGCAATACACCGAAATTAAGTCCGTCGCATACCCGGCCAGCTAG
- a CDS encoding cytochrome P450 encodes MTDFAEVDFFTDESLVPDPYPYFDHLRSKCPVTQATPFHVLAVTGYEEALAVYKDPAFSSCVAVAGPFSGLPFGPGDTDDVSELIEEHRLAVPMGEHITAQDPPLHTRTRGLMNKLITPKRLKENEDFMWRLADQQLDTFVDKGGCEFLADYAKPFSLLVIADLLGVPAEDHEEFKAVFALETVGELGKEAPTTHNPLQWLNEKFYAYIEDRRRAPREDVLTGLAQAKYEDGSTPEIEDVMNLSTFLFAAGTETTTKLVSSAVRFIGDNPGFEKLLREDRSKIPAFLEETLRLESPVKSHFRMASKTTSIGDVEVPAGTTVMLLPGACNRDERKFPDPNVFHPDRANVREQIAFIRGVHSCPGAPLARAEGRISLNRILDRMSGITISEEHHGPADERDYAYEPTFIMRGLAALHITFTPLG; translated from the coding sequence ATGACCGACTTCGCAGAAGTGGATTTCTTCACCGACGAATCCCTCGTTCCGGACCCGTATCCCTACTTCGACCATCTGCGGTCGAAATGCCCTGTCACCCAGGCGACGCCATTCCACGTGCTGGCCGTAACCGGGTACGAGGAGGCGCTGGCCGTCTACAAGGACCCGGCGTTCTCGTCCTGCGTAGCCGTCGCTGGACCGTTCTCCGGCCTGCCGTTCGGGCCCGGTGACACCGATGACGTCTCGGAGCTGATCGAGGAGCATCGGCTCGCGGTCCCGATGGGTGAGCACATCACCGCGCAGGATCCGCCATTGCACACCCGCACCCGCGGCCTGATGAACAAGCTGATCACGCCCAAGCGCCTCAAGGAGAACGAAGACTTCATGTGGCGGCTGGCCGACCAGCAGCTCGACACGTTCGTCGACAAGGGCGGCTGCGAATTTCTCGCCGACTATGCAAAGCCGTTCTCGCTGCTGGTCATTGCCGACTTGCTGGGCGTGCCGGCCGAAGACCACGAGGAATTCAAGGCGGTGTTTGCCCTGGAGACCGTCGGTGAACTCGGCAAGGAGGCACCGACCACGCACAACCCCCTGCAGTGGCTCAATGAGAAGTTCTATGCCTACATCGAGGACCGCAGGCGTGCGCCGCGTGAGGACGTGCTGACCGGGCTGGCCCAGGCCAAGTACGAGGACGGCTCGACACCCGAGATCGAGGACGTGATGAACCTGTCGACGTTCCTGTTCGCAGCGGGAACCGAGACCACCACCAAGCTGGTGAGTTCGGCCGTGCGGTTCATCGGGGACAACCCGGGATTCGAGAAGCTACTGCGCGAGGATCGCAGCAAGATCCCGGCCTTCCTGGAAGAGACCCTGCGGCTGGAGAGCCCGGTCAAATCACATTTCCGGATGGCGAGTAAGACGACCAGCATCGGTGATGTCGAAGTACCGGCCGGGACGACCGTGATGCTGCTACCGGGAGCGTGCAACCGTGATGAGCGGAAGTTCCCCGATCCCAATGTATTTCACCCCGATCGAGCGAATGTACGCGAACAGATCGCCTTCATCCGCGGTGTCCACTCGTGCCCGGGTGCTCCGCTGGCCCGGGCCGAGGGCCGGATCTCACTCAACCGGATCCTCGACCGGATGAGCGGCATCACCATCTCCGAGGAACATCACGGCCCCGCGGACGAGCGCGACTATGCCTACGAGCCGACGTTCATCATGCGCGGGCTCGCCGCCCTACACATCACGTTCACACCGCTCGGCTGA